The DNA segment GAGTCACAGGTGCAAAATATACAAATGGAGTAAATATCTTCTATCATTAGAAGAGCACGGTTAAATGAAAGATAAGCTGCGATGAGACTTAGTTGTCTAACAGCACTGGTTCACCATCCTGAGCTACTCAGCCAGCACGAATCTGTCAGTAACTAGAACCAAAAAGACAGGCTCtgacacaataataatattaataataatacatttacaaatatACATGTACACATTAAAATACACAACTACTGTACAATGAGATGAGTCAGCATGTAGACAGTGTAACAGGAAAGCTTCTCTGCTGTTGCTCCTCTTTGTTTTGTGGGATAGAGAAGATGGGGTATAGGCTGTTTTCATGGCTGAGAGGGCAGCGTCTAAACAGGCCATGGCAAGACAAATGACATGAGTCACCTCTTCAATCTCTGACTTGGCATTTTGAGAATAACAGCGGCTACAAAGAGAAAATAGATCCCAGatgatggaccaaaaaaaaaataggagagAGGGGGGGTAAACAGATTCTCTGGGAGAGTTACACAAGGAGCAAAACAAATGCTTGAACAAAAGGAGTGGGCGAAGGGACAGGCTCGCCATCTTGAGTCCTGGATGAGTAAAGGCAACTGGGACTGGGAGAATCTACTTGCACACATTGACCCACTCCGTGAGACGGCACTCCTCACACAGCACGTAGCAACACCAGTGGAACCTACAATTGCAGCGCTCGCTGCGTGTCTGTTTCAGGATGTTGTGTCCACGGCCGCAGCACAGCGAGCCGCAGCTGTCTGTGCTGTAGCTGGTTTTGTTGCAGATGCGTCCTTGTGTACCCGGAGAGTCTACTGATGCATCGCGCTCACAGAAATCAGGAGACTTCTCAAAGTACACCAGCTCTCTGGACATGGATCGGCGGCGACCTCCGTTGAGTCCCCCTGTACTCCCGCTGGCACCGTTTCCAGTTCGAGGGTTGAAAACCCCATTGTTCTTGTTCTGGGAGTTGACAAAGATGGCTGACAGGAACTTGTCCTTGAGTAGAGAACCCACAAGCCGGAACTCTGGAGACACATGCCAGCAGGTCTTGAACTGACAGCTCCCTGATGTGCCATGACATTTGCACTTCCTCTTCATGTTGTCAGTCACTATCTGTGTAGAAGAAagaagatgatgtcacagatcaGAGATGCAGCAATGACCCTGATGATTATATAGACCAATGAGGAGCGAGACTGGTCTCTGAGCAACATGAAGAACACAGTGGACAAGCACATTACTCACCTGTCGTCCCACCCGGTTGTTATGTATCCTCATGCGAGCGTGGATGTCTCTTGGAGACCCACGGGAGTCGAGCCAGTCCCTGGAAAAACGGTCACCAAAACGGACGTCATGACTGCAGCCCCCCCACTCCCACGTCTCCTGCATGGAGCTCAGCTCATCTGGTAAAGGCTTGAGTAGGGCGGAGGGGTGGGTGGAGCGCAGGTTAGCGGGCAGGTCGCCATGGTGACCGTTCAGCCCTGAGGGTAATGACCGTGTCATGCCGAGGCCTACTCCACCCTTCTGCAgggtctgcagctgcagctgtgtgagTTTCAGCCGGATCTTGTCATCGTCCTGGCGACGCTTGGCCTCGCAGCCACACCCCCGCAGCTTGCCCATGCTGCAGGCCGAGGCCACAGAGTGAGCCACACCCGCTGCCAACAAGGCCAGAGAAAAGGCACTCTCACGGAAACCTGGGAGCAGGAGACACACAGTCAAGGAGTTGAAACTGATAAACAGCGTAGCTCTAAAAcagtcctgtgtctgtgtgcataaCAATTTCTACTCTCATATCTACACCCACACCCCCATAAACCCAGGTCATATTTGGACCATCATTGGCTTGCCTCGGGCTCTCACCCCTGTTGAGGATGGTGTTGTGGTGCGGAAGCTTCCCAAGGCCCTCCAGAGAGGAGCAGTTCCAGCGCTGGTCACGGAGCTGGTGCTGGCATTCATGGATGGCCACCTGGATGCCCTGCAGAGCGGAGGCCGTGA comes from the Epinephelus lanceolatus isolate andai-2023 chromosome 8, ASM4190304v1, whole genome shotgun sequence genome and includes:
- the wnt10b gene encoding protein Wnt-10b, whose translation is MELSNKLRWDQFLILAAALMSPALTVLCNDILSLKVAGDPVLTPNSVCLRLAGLSKRQMRMCVRSPDVTASALQGIQVAIHECQHQLRDQRWNCSSLEGLGKLPHHNTILNRGFRESAFSLALLAAGVAHSVASACSMGKLRGCGCEAKRRQDDDKIRLKLTQLQLQTLQKGGVGLGMTRSLPSGLNGHHGDLPANLRSTHPSALLKPLPDELSSMQETWEWGGCSHDVRFGDRFSRDWLDSRGSPRDIHARMRIHNNRVGRQIVTDNMKRKCKCHGTSGSCQFKTCWHVSPEFRLVGSLLKDKFLSAIFVNSQNKNNGVFNPRTGNGASGSTGGLNGGRRRSMSRELVYFEKSPDFCERDASVDSPGTQGRICNKTSYSTDSCGSLCCGRGHNILKQTRSERCNCRFHWCCYVLCEECRLTEWVNVCK